In a single window of the Rhineura floridana isolate rRhiFlo1 chromosome 3, rRhiFlo1.hap2, whole genome shotgun sequence genome:
- the LOC133381189 gene encoding zinc finger protein 41 homolog translates to MVCGKSFSWNRTVYTHQRTHTGEKPYKCTECGKRFTVSGNLTKHQWTHSGEKPYKCMECGKSFTVSGNLTKHQTTHAGEKPYK, encoded by the coding sequence ATGGtgtgtggaaaaagtttcagcTGGAATAGAACTGTTTatacacatcaaagaacccatacaggggagaagccatataaatgcacgGAGTGCGGAAAACGTTTCACTGTCAGTGGAAATCTAACTAAACATCAATGGACCCAttcaggggagaagccatataaatgcatggagtgtggaaagagcttcactgtcAGTGGAAATCTAACTAAACATCAAACAACCCACGCaggtgagaagccatataaatga
- the LOC133381174 gene encoding zinc finger protein 624-like, producing the protein MGCGKTNGKFKFKLHQRIHIERGKSFVKEKYRRNHMSALCVERVPVGMALLHEKTHTGKKPYKCLVCRKNFSQRGHFNAHQRTHTGEKPYKCTECGKSFNWSTCLTLHQRTHTGEKPYKCIECGKAFSSSGALKIHQRIHTGDKPYKCMKCGRSFSRSTSLALHQRTHTGEKPYKCTECGKCFSRNDELTSHQRTHTGEKPHECLVCGKSFSWRGHLKAHERTHTGEKPYNCTDCGKSFRCSGTLALHQRMHSGEKPYECLVCEKRFSQKGQLNAHQRTHTGEKPYTCMECGRSFRNNGTLALHQRIHTGEKPYKCMECGKSFRHGGTLALHQRIHTGEKPYTCRECGRNFNNSSGLTAHERTHICEKPYKCTECGKCFRRNDVLTSHQRTHTGEKPYKCMVCERTFSQKGNLNIHRRTHTGEKPYKCMECKKTFRQSAALASHRRIHTGDKPYKCLVCGKCFGRQDSLTLHEKTHTGEKPYRCLVCRKSFSQRGHLNTHQRIHTGEKPYKCMECRKSFSDSNYLVLHQRTHTGEKPYKCLECGKSFRVRSHLTLHQRTHTGEKPYTCMECGKSFSGSSHLTLHQRTHTGEKPYKCLLCGKSFSNSGSLRIHQRIHTGEKPYKCKECGKTFSQSGSLVSHQRTHTGETI; encoded by the coding sequence ATGGGATGTGGAAAGACCAatggaaaatttaaatttaaattacatcaaagaatccacataGAACGTGGCAAGAGCTTCGTCAAAGAGAAATACAGGAGAAATCATATGAGTGCTTTGTGTGTAGAAAGGGTTCCAGTCGGCATGGCACTTTTGCATGAAAAAACCCACACGgggaagaaaccatataaatgcttggtatGTCGAAAAAACTTTAGTCAGAGGGGACATTTTAatgcacatcaaagaactcacacaggggagaagccttataaatgcacggagtgtggaaagagcttcaattgGAGTACATGCCTCACTTTACACCAAAGAACTCACACCggtgagaagccatataaatgtatAGAATGCGGAAAGGCGTTCAGCTCTAGTGGAgcccttaaaatacaccaaagaatccacacaggtgaCAAGCCGTATAAGTGCATGAAGTGTGGAAGGAGTTTCAGTCGGAGTACATCCCTCGCTTTAcaccaaagaactcacacaggtgagaagccatataaatgcacagaatgtggaaagtgcttcagtagGAATGATGAGCTCACTTCACACCAAAGAACCCACACGGGAGAGAAACCACATGAATGCTTggtgtgtggaaaaagcttcagttggAGGGGACATCTTAAagcacatgaaagaacccacacaggggagaagccttaTAACTGCACGgactgtggaaagagtttcagatgTAGTGGTACCCTTGCTTTGCATCAGAGAATGCACtcgggggagaaaccatatgaatgcttaGTGTGTGAAAAGCGCTTCAGTCAGAAGGGACAGCTTAatgcacatcaaagaacccacacaggggagaaaccttatacatgcatggagtgtggaaggaGCTTCAGAAACAATGGGACTCTTgctttacatcaaagaatccatacaggggaaaaaccatataaatgcatggagtgtggaaagagcttcagacacGGTGGAACCCTTGCTTtacatcagagaatccacacaggagagaaaccatatacatgcagagagtgtggaagAAACTTCAATAACTCCAGTGGTCTTACTGCTCATGAGAGAACACACATAtgtgagaagccatataaatgcacaGAATGTGGGAAGTGCTTCCGTAGGAATGATGTGCTCACTTCACACCAGAGAActcacacgggggagaaaccatataaatgcatggtgtgtgaaAGGACCTTCAGCCAGAAAGGAAATCTTAATATACATAGAAGAAcacacacgggggagaaaccatacaaatgtATGGAATGCAAAAAGACCTTTCGTCAGAGTGCAGCTCTTGCTTCCCATCGGAGGATCCACACAGGGGataaaccatataaatgtttggtgtgtggAAAGTGTTTTGGTCGGCAGGACAGCCTGACCTTACATGAAAAAacccacacgggggagaaaccatatagatGCTTGGTGTGTcggaagagcttcagtcagaggggACATCTTAAtacacatcaaagaatccacacaggggagaagccttataaatgcatggagtgtagaAAGAGTTTTAGTGACAGCAACTATCTTGtcttgcatcaaagaacccacacaggggagaaaccatataaatgtttggagtgtggaaagagcttcagagtgAGAAGCCATCTTAccttgcatcaaagaacccacacaggggagaaaccatatacatgtatggagtgtggaaagagtttcagtgggAGTAGtcaccttactttacatcaaagaacccatacaggggagaaaccatataaatgcttgttgtgtggaaagagcttcagcaatAGTGGAAGTCTTAGaattcatcaaagaattcacacaggggagaagccatataaatgcaaagagtgtgggaagaccttcagtcagagcggaTCCCTTGtttcacatcaaagaacacacacgggagaaaccatataa